Proteins found in one Populus alba chromosome 14, ASM523922v2, whole genome shotgun sequence genomic segment:
- the LOC118042384 gene encoding putative cyclin-A3-1: MNSVSEKENCVRITRAAKKRAAALASAEDRPLNKKRVALGELPNLSNTTVSVNEVHKQKARTKSNTSKGTLTRKDGVFKEDVDGKPEDPQMCASYASDIYEYLHKMEVDPKRRPLPDYIEKVQKDVSPNMRGILVDWLVEVAEEYRIVSDTLYLTVSYIDRFLSFNVLNRQRLQLLGVSAMLIASKYEEINPPNVEDFCYITDNTYTKEEVVKMEADILKSLKFEVGNPTIKTLLRRFTRAAQEDYKTSDLQLEFLGFYLAELSLLDYNCVKYLPSLVAASVIFLTRFLMRPKTHPWSSTLQQYTGYKATDLKDCVLIIHDLYLSRRGGGLQAVREKYKQQKFKCVANMPSPPEIPALYFDEV; encoded by the exons ATGAATTCAGTTTCAGAGAAAGAGAACTGTGTCCGCATTACTCGCGCTGCCAAAAAGAGGGCGGCGGCGCTGGCTTCAGCCGAGGACCGGCCCTTGAATAAGAAGAGGGTTGCGTTGGGAGAACTTCCCAACTTATCGAACACCACCGTTTCAGTGAATGAGGTACATAAGCAGAAAGCAAGGACAAAGTCAAATACCAGCAAGGGGACTTTAACGAGGAAGGATGGTGTTTTCAAAGAGGATGTTGATGGGAAACCAGAAGATCCCCAAATGTGTGCATCATATGCATCTGATATTTATGAGTATCTTCATAAAATGGAg GTGGATCCAAAAAGAAGGCCTTTGCCTGATTACATTGAGAAGGTTCAAAAAGATGTTAGCCCCAATATGAGAGGGATTTTGGTGGATTGGTTGGTTGAGGTTGCGGAGGAGTACAGGATTGTCTCTGACACTTTGTATCTTACTGTTTCTTACATTGATAGATTCTTGTCTTTCAATGTCCTCAATAGGCAGAGGCTCCAGCTTCTTGGTGTTTCTGCTATGCTTATTGCCTC AAAGTATGAAGAAATCAACCCTCCAAATGTAGAAGATTTCTGCTACATAACAGATAATACATACACCAAGGAAGag GTGGTTAAAATGGAAGCTGATATActtaaatctttgaaatttgaagTGGGAAATCCTACAATAAAGACACTCTTAAG GAGATTCACAAGGGCAGCACAAGAGGATTACAAA ACTTCGGATTTGCAGCTTGAGTTCCTGGGATTTTACCTTGCCGAGCTGAGTTTGTTGGATTACAATTGTGTGAAATATCTACCTTCTTTGGTGGCTGCTtctgttatttttcttacaagatTTCTGATGCGACCCAAGACACATCCTTGG AGTTCAACCTTGCAACAATACACTGGATACAAAGCAACGGATCTAAAGGATTGTGTTCTCATCATACATGACTTGTATTTGAGTAGAAGAGGGGGTGGATTACAAGCTGTAAGAGAAAAATACAAGCAGCAAAAG TTCAAGTGCGTGGCAAACATGCCTTCCCCTCCAGAGATACCAGCTTTATATTTTGACGAGGTTTAA